Proteins from one Marinitoga sp. 1197 genomic window:
- a CDS encoding CoA transferase subunit A has translation MKVVKAEEAISFVNNEDSLMIGGFLTVGTPELLIDELIKQNKKNLTIICNDTSFEDKGIGRLIFHKLVKKVITSHIGTNKETQRQYIEKELEVELVPQGTLIEQIRAGGVGLGGILTPTGIGTVVEEGKQIIEINGKSYILEKAIKAKIALVKAKRCDYVGNLQFEFTARNFNPIIAMAADIVVVEVDEIVPTGTFGPDEVHIPGALVDYVVIRGRK, from the coding sequence TTGAAAGTAGTAAAAGCCGAAGAGGCTATTTCTTTTGTTAACAACGAAGATAGCTTAATGATTGGGGGATTTTTAACTGTTGGAACACCTGAGTTATTAATTGATGAGTTAATAAAACAAAATAAAAAAAACTTAACGATTATTTGTAACGACACGTCATTTGAAGATAAAGGAATAGGTAGATTAATTTTTCACAAATTAGTAAAAAAAGTAATTACTTCACATATAGGAACAAATAAAGAAACACAAAGACAATATATAGAGAAAGAATTAGAGGTTGAACTTGTCCCGCAGGGTACATTAATTGAACAAATTAGAGCAGGCGGAGTAGGACTTGGTGGAATATTAACGCCTACTGGAATAGGTACAGTAGTAGAAGAAGGAAAACAAATTATAGAAATAAATGGAAAAAGCTATATACTTGAAAAGGCTATAAAAGCTAAGATTGCATTGGTTAAAGCTAAAAGATGTGATTATGTTGGCAATTTGCAATTTGAATTTACTGCAAGAAATTTTAATCCAATAATAGCAATGGCAGCAGACATTGTAGTAGTTGAAGTTGATGAAATAGTTCCAACGGGAACATTTGGTCCGGATGAAGTTCATATTCCAGGAGCACTTGTTGATTATGTCGTAATAAGGGGGAGAAAATAA
- a CDS encoding 3-oxoacid CoA-transferase subunit B, producing MNPKERIAKRVAKEFKPGNIVNLGIGLPTLVANYVPKEMNIFFHGENGVLGIGSEISEEYANLNLTNAGGKFINTLPGAMTFDTAFSFALIRGGHLDYTVLGGLQVDEEGHLANWMVPGKLIPGMGGAMDLVTGAKKVIIAMTHTAKGKPKIVKKCNLPLTSSRRVDLIVTEYAVIEPTDEGLVLKEIAPDIKIDELKAITEAELIIPEDLKIMEI from the coding sequence ATGAATCCAAAAGAAAGAATTGCTAAAAGAGTAGCAAAAGAATTTAAACCTGGAAATATAGTAAATTTAGGTATAGGGTTACCAACATTGGTTGCAAATTATGTACCGAAAGAAATGAATATATTTTTTCATGGAGAAAATGGTGTGTTAGGAATAGGTTCTGAAATATCAGAAGAATATGCGAATCTCAATTTAACCAATGCAGGAGGCAAATTTATAAATACCTTGCCTGGTGCCATGACGTTTGATACTGCATTTTCATTTGCTTTAATAAGAGGAGGGCATTTAGATTATACAGTTTTAGGAGGTCTTCAAGTAGATGAAGAAGGACATTTAGCAAACTGGATGGTGCCTGGAAAATTAATACCTGGAATGGGCGGAGCAATGGATCTTGTTACTGGTGCGAAAAAAGTTATAATAGCCATGACACATACAGCAAAAGGAAAACCAAAAATTGTAAAAAAATGTAATTTGCCTTTAACTTCATCAAGAAGAGTAGATTTAATAGTTACAGAATATGCTGTAATAGAACCAACAGATGAAGGATTAGTATTAAAAGAAATTGCTCCAGATATTAAAATAGATGAATTAAAAGCAATAACAGAAGCAGAATTAATAATTCCAGAAGATTTAAAAATTATGGAAATTTAA
- a CDS encoding hotdog domain-containing protein, with translation MGEKVMIRVRMSLHDAHYGGNLVDGAKILQLFGDVATELLIRHDGDEGLFKAYDNIEFIAPVYAGDYVEVTGEIVKVGNTSRKMVFEAKKVITPRPDISDSAADYLEKPIVVCRASGTCVVPKDKQRKGK, from the coding sequence ATGGGAGAAAAGGTAATGATAAGAGTTAGAATGAGTCTTCATGATGCGCATTATGGAGGGAATCTTGTAGATGGTGCAAAAATTCTTCAGTTGTTTGGGGACGTTGCAACAGAATTACTAATTAGACATGATGGAGATGAAGGGTTATTTAAAGCATATGATAATATAGAGTTTATAGCTCCGGTATATGCTGGGGATTATGTAGAAGTGACAGGTGAAATTGTAAAAGTTGGAAATACATCGAGAAAAATGGTGTTTGAAGCAAAAAAAGTAATAACACCAAGGCCTGATATATCAGATTCAGCGGCAGATTATCTTGAAAAACCGATAGTGGTATGTAGAGCAAGTGGAACATGTGTTGTTCCAAAAGATAAACAAAGGAAGGGGAAATAA